A window of Gorilla gorilla gorilla isolate KB3781 chromosome 5, NHGRI_mGorGor1-v2.1_pri, whole genome shotgun sequence genomic DNA:
TAAAATTGCTGTGAGTGAATTATTGGAGTGCTTCTCAAATGCATTTATATCCTCACAGTCTGAGTATATTATTTATGGTGGAAAATCCAGGCTCCAGGAGGACCTGGCCTGCATGAGAGATCTTATAGCATCAACTGTTCAGTGGAGATATGTCACTAACACTGGTGATCACGATTTCCCCCTAAAAAGCAACAGGGAGGTAGTTCAGTATTTGAAAACAATGAATTGGACAAACATTACACCTAATTTAGTGTCTGTTCTGAAATCTACTGAAAGGATCAAATATACCCATAGAGAGTACAGAACCAGAGCACACAATTTGTCCTAAAGAAGCATAAAAAGAAGAGCCCACCTCCACGTCAACTCAAAATCCACTTTGGCTCAACTTACATTGCCCTTACAagggaatttgtccattttgctctttataataaaatagccATTGAGTTACTCCAGTGGTCTCAAGATACCTACAGTCCAGATGAACATTTCTGGATTACACTCAACAATATTCCAGTTGAGTGtggtttcctttctcatttcttttttgttaatttttttttttttgagataaagtctccctccatcacccaggctggagtgcagtagaatgatctcagctcactgcaacctccgcctcccgggttcaagtgattcttctgcctcaccctaccaagtagctggcattacaagcgtgtgccatcacatcaggctaatttttgcaattttagtagagatggggtttcttcacgttggccaggctggtctcaaagtcctgggctcacgtgatccgcctgcctcgacctcccagtgccgggattacaggcatgagtctgtgtttttatttttcaatcaagATGATgtataattatgatttttaaaatcaaatattattaAAAGCCTTCTTATAATAAAGATTTATGGCCTTATGCCCTGCTCCTCCCCATGTGCAGTCCCAATTCACAAAAAAAACTGTCATATTTTAGCTGTTCCTCCTAATGGTGACTTCTATGCAAAGAACATGCTTATGCTGCCATTTCTTgatacattaattttaatattaagtaGCAATATCCTGTTATAGTGGTTAAGAATGTTTATATCCTCTACCCACAAAATTTCCTTCACTTATCTCTTTTAATATTGTGATTTTAAATCAATTGTcaatatttacatgatcataacTATGAAGCTATTGTTCATAGCTGCCAAGGActctacattttgtttttcctgaggTTTATGATTGCCtcaggtttttttcttctgttacttCTTATATATACTTATcactaattatttcaaaatgcttAATCTCATTGGTAAAGTAACTATGATTATTTTCCAATTGTtcacctcttttttttgttgttgttttttgagacagagtcttattttgtcacccaggctacagtgcggtggtgcaatctccgcttattgcaacctctgcctcccaggctcaagcgattctcgtgcctcagcctcctgagtagctgggactacaggcatgtgccaccatacctggctgatttttgcacttttagtagagatagggtttcaccatgtcatccaggctgatctcgaacttctgggctcaagtcatccaccagcctcagcctcatgaagggctgggattataggtgtgagccactgcacccagccatgttcGACTCCTTATGCCCTCCCAGTCTGGCTTCTTCTGCCCTCCCAATCTGGACATTGTCTCTATGGGCCTGTTGTCTGTGTTTATCTTACCTGGAAACCCTCTTCCTTGTTATGATGTTGAATCTTATATTCCACAGAATCTACATTATCTATCTTTTATATCTATCTTTATCTATCTTTGaatatttaagaattaaataatatgAACTCACACatgtgcttcaaaataatctgagAGTAGATGGGGAAGTGAAACATGATTAGTTTATAATTATTGATACTGGATGATGGGTATGTCAGAGTTAATTATTGCTCTACAATTTTCGTGTGTTTAAAATCTTCTAtagtaaaaagaatttaaaacctTAATAGCGGTTTCATTTTTTGAAGTTATTGTAAATAAGATAGTAATTCCTATTATGTTCTTCtgattattttacttatagtttatttatttttgtatattatttttaaattcagccATATTGCTAAATtctcttatccttttttttttttttttttgagacggagtctagctctgttgcccaggctggagtgcaatggcacaatctcggctcactgcaacctccgcctcccaggttcaagcaattctcctgcctcagcctcctgagtagttgtgattacaggtgcatgccaccacacccagttaatttttgtatttttagtagagacgagattttaccatgttggtcaggctgatctcaaactcctgacctcaggtgatccgcccaccttggcctcccagactgctgggattatagctgtgagcccgGCCTGTCTTATCCTTTTTAACAGTTTTCTAGTTGCTTCTCTTGGATTTTTCATGTATTCAATTATATAATgtgcaaataaatgataaattcaCCTAACTTCCAAAGGTGAGGTACATTTGTTTATGTAATTTGTTAACAACTACTTTCAGAATAATAGTATGGATAGTGGTAATCCTCTTATTCTTAACTGTAATAAGAAACTTTCTAGGTGTGTGTTTGGTGAGTGCATACTTGTTTGTTGGGGATGGGAAGGGAGCTTTTAGCATCTTTCTCTACTTTTTCCAAGTCAATTGTCTACTTAGAGTTTTCATCCCTTCTGGAGTTGGTTTTTGATGAATTATATTTCCCTGGAAAATTATTCATTTCATGtagattttcacatttattttcagagttgaacatatgcatCTCTTATAAATCctttaaattctttatatatcTACTGTTAATTTCCTACTTATCAATTCTTATTTTGTGTAactgtgatttttctctttttctttaaaaaattagctcagctAACAGTTTCTTGCTGTTTGTTTCGATTCAAAGACCCAACACTCGGATTTCACTTATTGgttctgccatttttttctttgcaaatgtATTAATTTCCAGTTATTATTAAttcttcattttgcttttatgAACTTTGTTTTGGTATTCTTTTTCTAACATTTGGTGGtagatgtttgtttctttttcttttattcctccttgtttattaattatttaaagctGTAATTTTCTTCTGGTCACTGCATTAGGTACGAGATTCTCATAAGTTCTAAGTAGGCTTTTCATCactattttctaaatattgtaCAATTTTAATTTCAGCTTCCTCTTTGACCAAAGAGTTGTGTGAGAAaaaaaggtgttttttgttttgttttttggtttttggtttttttgagacagagtcttgctctattgcccaggctggagtacaatggtgcgatctcagctcactgcaacctccacctcccaggttcaagcgatttcctgcctcagtctcccaggtagcttgggattacaggcgcccagcaccacgctcggctaatttttgtatttttggtagagatggggtttcaccatgttggccaggctggtctcaaactcctggcttcaggtgatctgcctgcttcagcctcccaaagtgctaggattataggcatgacccactgcacccagccaaaaaaaaaaaaaaaaaagtttttttaaagtgtcaggtggcatttaaaaaatttctggtgtgtgtgtgtgtgtgtgtttaaattagtatttaatttttctcttttattccattTGATCACAGAATGTTATCTGTATTATTTCTACTTTGCGAAAGTTGTTTGCTCTGTGGCTGCATCTATGATCAGTTTTAGCAAATGTTTTATGGAcacttgaaaaaaatatgtattcttggTTTTCAAGGTATAAAATTCTActtatattcatataaattaaCATGCCTTATTTGGTATGTTTTAGGTATTATAACTTTTTTGTAATCTGTTTATTGGCTCTGTCAATGCTTAATTAAAGGGAAGTTAAGCCTACTAGAACTTTGTTTCCCTTCCTCTTGCAGCATCCTTCCCCTGGgtgattgttgttgttgttgttttgagacagagtctcgctctgtcactcaggctggagagtgcagtggtgcgatctagactcactgcaacccctacctcccgagttcaagtgattctcctgcctcagcctcccgagtagctgggatacaggtgcctaccaccatgcccagctaatttttgtatttttagtagagacagggttttgccatgttgtccaggctggtctcaaactcctgacctcaggtgatccacccacctcagcctccaaaagtgctgggattacaggcgtgataagccaccacgcctggcccttctCCTGCCTTTCTAACAACAATTATGAGCTGGCAAAGAAGAATTTCAGGATCCAGCTCCGATCACAAAGGAGGATACATTTACAGCTGAAAGGATTTTTACAGGATCCAGCTCCATGATCACAAAGGAGGATACATTTACAGCTGAAAGGATTTTTACAGGATCCAGCTCCATGATCACAAAGGAGGATACATTTACAGCTGAAAGGCAACAAGTTAGTAACTGGCACAGTCCACCCCTTTGGCTATTGTTTCCATTTGTATCCCTACAGGAATTTGGACTTccatataacaacaaaacaactcTCTTTCCACCTGGGACACATCTACCCTTTGTGCAAGTGGGAAAGTTGTTATACTTTCTCTTAAACTAGGAGACACTCAATCTCAAAAGTCATTCTATCCATTGCTGGCTATATGAATTAATTACTCCTCCAATGTAGTCCAGTCCAACAGAATATTCTGTTAcctaaagaataaataatagagTTAACTTCCCATAAccagtatataaaataacaatgggaagaaggaaaattagaaatggttaacatatataaatatatacaagcaAAGCTACTATAGTCCTCACTTTTATAGTTGATCACAAGATCAATTATAAAATCATATCTATGACTTTCTTCCTCCACTTCCCATTCCAGATTTCCCTTGCCTCAGCCAGACCTCAGCTGGTCAAGTTTCTTTACCCGGTAGGGTGACCCAAATTATCTTCGCTGAAGTGTATGAGTCTTTGATAGTCTTGCCTCTTTCTGGTTGCTGTAGTTTTCCATTAACCTTTACTATTAAGCATGGAAGTACTAAGAGATGCCCCCACCAGAGAATTCCATAGTCCACCTTGCCTCCGCTCAGTATGCATTTTCCTCTTGAAGATTTGGATCAATCACTCCAGCCAGTAGAGTGAAACTTATTTCTTCTCCCTGTTGGTTAAGTGGTGCGAGCACTTCAGAATGGCCAAGTGGCAACATCATCTTTGCATTCGATGGCTCCAGTTGTGCCTCCTGGTGACCACACTTCCCTCCTTGGGAACTAAGATCTTCAGATCAGCAGAGCCCAAAGTTGTAAGAATAGGAAGCAAAATTCTGTGCATGGGTTTTATGAGCCACTCCTACTTTCAGTCCTTCATTCCCAGACCCTTGTGTTCTAGCTATAGAGAAGATAGCACCATAGGTGTGGTCTCTGGTTCAAAGCATGTACTGTATCCTTAGACAAAGTATATGTGGCACCcaaggacagtggtgaaggaaAATCCTCCAATAAGCAGTACTTCAAGTCATATATTTGGTAGTCTACTTTGGAAAGAGAAAGATCCATTCTTTCAGGGAGTTGTCTCCCAACTCGTTCTAGAACTGAGCCTTCAGTAAGCCATTATAGATTTCAACAAGGCCAGACACTTCCAGCTGATGAGATATGTGTGTAGAATTGTTAATTCTATGGACATGAGTCAACTGACATGCTTTCTTTGTATCAAATGAGTTTCCTTGATAAGAAGGATCAGAATGAGTTTTCTTATCATGGTACAGAGTGACTTGATCACAagtcattttgtgaggccaggcatggtggctcaggcctgtaatcccagcactttgggaggctgaggcaggcggatcatctgaggtcaggaggtcgagaccagcctagcctggccaatatggtgaaaccctgcctctactaaaaatatgaaaattagccaggcatggtggcgggcacctgtaatcccagctactcaggaggctgaggcagaagaatcgcttgaacccgggaggtgaaggttgcagtgagctgagatctcaccactgtgctccagcctgggtgacagagcgagactctgtctcaagaaaagaaaacaaaaaacaagtcatTTTGTGAGTCCGTGGATAGTGGTGCTAGCAGGACGACTGTGGGTAGGGAAGCCAGATCCATATTCAGAATGCGTGTCTATTCTAGTGAAGGCAAATCTCTACTCCTTCGATGATGAATGAGGTCCAGCATAATGAACCTGCCACCCGATAGCTGACTGATCCCCTTAGAAAACTGCCATTTCAgtgctcagtgttggtctctgctgttAGCAGATTAGGCCTGCAGTGGCATTGGCCCGGTCAGCCTTGGTAATGGAAAGTCCATACTATCAAGCTCATACATAGCTTCCATCTCTGCCACCATAGCCACTTTGTTCACGGGCCCATTGAGGAAGCACTGGGTTTTCTGGGGAAAGTGCCCGGCTGATATACACAGAGTATGTCATTTGTTTCACCTGATAATCAAaagctttctcttcttcctctgtagTGTGTGCTATCTGGTGAGAATTCACAtgggacacaaatatcttcaccgtttgTGCTTTTTCTTCCCCAGGTTTCCTGTTCACCAATCTTTCGATCCTGTTTTTTCCAAGTCTAACATTGAGACCAACTATGCAACTGCTCATGTAATGAGTATAGAGCCATATGTCTGGCCAACTGTCTCTCCAAAGTAGACAGACTACCAATGAATTACTCAAAGATCTGACTACTAgagaattttctttgttttcttttttctttttttttttttgagatggagtctcactctgtcaccttggctggagtgttgtgttgtgttcttggatcactgcaacctctgcctcctgggttcaagcgattcttgtgcctcagcctcctgagtagctgggaccacaagcgtgtgccaccacgcccagctaatttttgtatttttagtaaagactgagttttgccatgttggccaggctggtctcgaactcctggcctcaagtgatctgcctgcctcagctttccagggtgcttggattacaggcgtgagccaccgcacccagcttcagAATTTTCTTTCACCACTGCCCTTCAGTGTCACCCTGATGGGTTACAactgatcttcccacttcagtctcccaactagctggggctacaggtgcacaccaccatgcttggctaatttttttacttttgtaaagatggggtctcactatgttgcccaggctggtcttgaactctggacctcaagtgatccacctgccctcagcctcccaaagtgttgggattacaggaatgagccacgcCCAGCCCAGAGGCATTTCTTTCAACTGCCCCCTGAACAGGAAAATTCACTCGTTAGCTCTCAACCTTCTCACCCTCCTCTGTTCATCTGACTTCATTCAAGGCAGAATCTTCTGAAACATCCTGCATTCTTCCCTTTTCAATGACTCCCACATTCCTTTTAGTTTCTAAACCAGGATTTATTGGATCCgatccttcctttccattcatgcTACACTGCCCTGGCTAGGAAGGAGCCATTGAGATATTTGAGTAGGCTTAAAATAAACAGATCTAAGGACAGAGATTCATTTATCTGACTGTCCCAGGCAGAATTAATCCTTCTTCCCCTCTACTCCCTTATCACTTTTATTTCTCCTCTGTGATTGGATTTCTGACATTTTATCTAATGTCTATTTCTCTTCATATCCAGGTTGGGAATCCTTTTAGAAAAGGCTCAGTCATATTCAGTGCCCTTAATTCCTTATACATGGTCGAATTAAATGTTCACTGTTGAGTACTGTATGTAGTACTCCCTTACGGGCAACAGTAAACATTTGAATAACATTATGAATAAGTAATATCTTTTCCAGCTCTTTTTGTtagtatattaaattatatttaaatgtttaaaatattaaattcagtTTTGTGCTAGCAATCTTGTTTGTAAGAAAAAATTTACAATCCAATATTTCACAGACTACAGCAACGCTGGTCACAAGGCTTTGGGGCCATGTTTGTAGTAACTATTAACTACAAGATCCATGTGACTCCCATAGAATTCATGTTTATATTCCAAGAGAAATCAGAGTTACTCAGGATCAGCTGGATATGTACAAAAGAGTCACTTTTGAGACCCACGATTGTTGTTAGATTAAAGGACTTGCTTAGCTGGGCATGGacgtgtgtgcctgcagtccctaggctactcaggaggctactcAGGTAGCTCAAGGCTACCCTGAgaccttgagcctgggaggcagaggttgcagtgagctaagatcgtgcccctgcactccagcctgggtgatagagtgactcctcatctcacacacacacaaaaaatcttgAGATAATGATTCAGTTCCATGTATAGGTTGAGCACCCCAAATCCAaaattctgaaatccaaaatgctccaaaatctgaaattttttgaGCACTAACATGAGGTTCAAAGGAAATACTCACTGGAACATTTACgacttcagattttggatttggaatgctcaaccagtaagcacaatgcaaatattccaatatctgaaaaaatccaaaatatgaaACACTTCTGGTGCCAAGCATTACAGATTCAACCTGTAATACATCAGCAACatcaataattaacatttattgaattcttagtatgtgccaggcactgtgctaagtgctttctaAAGACTGTCTCAGTTATTCATCCTGACATTCCCATGATACAGGTCCTGTGTTGATTTTTCCTCTTACAGAAGCAGACATTGCCACACAGCTAACAAGTAGTGAAATGAAGATTCAAACCAAACTATTTAATACAAAACAAGTACTTCTCCCCTATCTCATGATGGCATAGAcgatttttccatttctaaaacaACCTGACATTTCTTTTCTAGTGTAAGGACGTTATCatgttaaaataaacttttacaaACACCCCCAAACCTGCCCATTGCCCCAATCTGATTTAATCTAACCACTTCCTTCATCCCCTTGCAGCTTGCATAACTAACCACCATCACTTCCCCTTTTTTACACATTTTACTCCCTTGACCTTCCCCTTCTCCATTCATCTCTTCCTAGCTTCTTTTTCTTTGCCATTCATAATACCTACTGTCAATCTGTCTTTTTGCAAACATTCTTTTTGCCTCTTTGTCTTTTGGTTGTACCCACCTGGAAATCCACAGTCCTATAACAAATTCAGATATCCATTATCTCTACGTTTAGACAGCTGAGCATTAGCGCAGAAATTGCACAACCAAGCAGAACATTATCTCTGTATGTTCTCAACCTGCCGCTTCAACTGGGTCCTCAATTCCAGCCAGGCTGTTGCTATGATGATCTGATTGTCACACATTTCCACTACCAGCAATGACTACTTCAgactttctcctctcttctcaaACTTCATATAATTAATGCATGtcagaaaatattattcttttgatttttttcccgtAACCATTCAAACATATAAAGACAATTCTTAGCTTGTGGGCTCTACAGAAACATATGGCCAGCCCAAGGGTCAGAGTTTATGCCTTGTTCTAGGTGTTCTCGTCACCCTTACAACCTTAATTACTATCTACACatgataattcca
This region includes:
- the LOC109027295 gene encoding beta-1,3-galactosyl-O-glycosyl-glycoprotein beta-1,6-N-acetylglucosaminyltransferase 6 — protein: MDDVGGEYQALSRLHVCDAALNGKTVQVLPSALSTTFGIDSCPYYVLENHYITTPLSTEEAAFPLAYVMTISQDFDTFERLFWAIYMPQNVYCIHVDKAAMIDFKIAVSELLECFSNAFISSQSEYIIYGGKSRLQEDLACMRDLIASTVQWRYVTNTGDHDFPLKSNREVVQYLKTMNWTNITPNLVSVLKSTERIKYTHREYRTRAHNLS